One window from the genome of Cyanobacteria bacterium GSL.Bin1 encodes:
- a CDS encoding DUF1738 domain-containing protein, whose protein sequence is MSTPDFLLLGSESDKRGLVTDKIITLIKQGTCPWQKPWHSIPYGNLITKHNYQGLNPLLCSLDLMLYKWETPLFVSFYQAKQKGWAIKKGSKATWLRWGSTFSVEVEDSETGETRQESRNAGKWHNVFNIACLDDSEADGKIADYLNQHEIDGNNTEPRIEEAEKLIAKQNAAVSFGGDRACYSPQQDKIQMPRYDDFSGAEAYYATYFHELTHWTGHPTRLDRLEPEENVVKTYSSSTYAFEELVAELGAAFISNQLEITSQVENHASYLDSWLHLLKGDKKAFFKAVQKAQKATQFLMPEIENN, encoded by the coding sequence ATCTCAACTCCTGATTTCTTACTTCTTGGTTCGGAAAGTGACAAAAGAGGGCTAGTCACAGACAAAATCATCACCCTCATAAAACAAGGCACTTGCCCTTGGCAAAAGCCTTGGCACAGCATTCCCTATGGAAATCTGATTACTAAGCATAACTATCAGGGGCTTAATCCACTTCTGTGTTCACTTGACCTCATGCTTTATAAATGGGAAACTCCCTTGTTTGTGAGCTTTTATCAGGCTAAGCAGAAAGGCTGGGCAATTAAAAAGGGAAGTAAAGCCACTTGGCTCCGTTGGGGTAGCACGTTCTCAGTCGAGGTTGAGGACAGTGAAACAGGAGAAACACGGCAAGAGAGCAGAAATGCAGGAAAATGGCACAATGTCTTTAATATAGCCTGCCTTGATGATTCGGAAGCAGACGGAAAAATTGCTGACTACTTAAATCAGCATGAAATAGATGGCAATAATACTGAACCTCGTATTGAGGAAGCAGAAAAACTTATCGCTAAGCAAAATGCTGCGGTTAGTTTTGGTGGCGATCGCGCTTGCTATTCTCCTCAGCAGGACAAAATTCAGATGCCCCGCTACGACGATTTTTCTGGGGCTGAGGCGTACTATGCCACTTATTTCCACGAACTAACGCACTGGACAGGGCATCCCACACGCCTAGATCGCCTTGAGCCGGAAGAGAACGTTGTTAAGACCTACAGTTCTAGTACCTACGCTTTTGAGGAGTTAGTTGCTGAATTAGGCGCAGCGTTTATTTCTAACCAACTAGAAATTACGAGCCAAGTTGAAAACCATGCCAGCTACTTGGATAGCTGGTTGCACTTGCTCAAAGGTGATAAAAAAGCTTTTTTTAAAGCAGTGCAGAAAGCACAGAAGGCAACCCAGTTTTTAATGCCAGAGATAGAAAACAATTAG